The DNA window TATTAAACGCTGTAATGCTTTCTAAGTCCAAATGGTTTGTTGGCTCATCAAGCATTAAAACATTTGCTCTAACCATCATCATGCGACTTAACATACAACGTACTTTTTCTCCTCCTGAAAGCACATTAGATGTTTTTAACGCTTCTTCTCCACTAAAAATCATTTTCCCTAAGAATCCACGAATATGAACCTCTTCACGTTCTTCTTCAGTAGTTGCCCACTGACGTAACCAATCTACAAGGGTTAAATTATTATCAAAAAATGCACTATTATCTAATGGCAAATACGATTGAGTTGTCGTAATTCCCCAAGCATATTTTCCAGCTTCAGCAACTTCATTGCCATTAATAATTTGATAAAAAGCAGTTGTTGCTCTAGAATCTTTAGAAAATACGACAACCTTATCTCCTTTATTAAGGTTAATGTCTATGTTTTTAAATAATGTTTCACCTTCAATAGAAGCCGCTAAGCCTTCTATATTTAAAATTTGATCACCAGCTTCGCGATCACGTTCAAAAATTATAGCTGGATAACGACGGCTAGAGCGTCTAATTTCAGATATATTTAATTTATCTATCATTTTCTTTCTACTCGTTGCTTGTTTTGATTTTGCAACATTGGCAGAGAAACGTCTAATAAATTCTTCTAATTCTTTTTTCTTGTCTTCAGCTTTTTTATTTTGTTGTGCATGCTGTCTTGCTGCTAATTGTGACGATTCATACCAAAAGGTATAATTCCCAGAAAAATGGTTGATTTTACTAAAATCAATATCAGAAATATGTGTACAAACTGAATCTAAAAAGTGTCTATCATGAGATACAACTATCACACAATTATCGTAATTAGCTAAGAAATTTTCTAGCCAAGAAATTGTTTCATAATCTAAATCATTGGTAGGCTCATCCATAATTAGTAAATCAGGATTTCCAAAAAGAGCTTGAGCCAAGAGAACACGTACTTTTTGCTTACCATCCAAATCTTTCATTAAAGTATAATGGTATTCTTCTTTGATTCCTAGATTTGAAAGCATTGCTGCTGCATCACTATCTGCATTCCAACCATTCATTTCTTCAAATTGCACTTGAAGCTCTCCTATTTTATCAGCATTTTCATCAGTATAATCTGCATATAAAGCATCAATTTCAGATTTAAGCTTAAACAAAGGCTTATTACCCATTATGATCGTTTCTAAAACTGTATGTTCATCATATAAATTATGATTTTGTTCTAAAACAGACATACGTTTGCCAGGTTCTAAATGAACATGTCCTGAAGTTGGATCTTGTTTTCCTGCAATAATCTTCAAAAAAGTAGATTTACCTGCACCATTGGCTCCAATGATTCCGTAGCAATTTCCATTATTAAAAGTTGTATTCACTTCGTCAAATAAAATGCGTTTACCAAATTGTACTGAAAGGTTAGAAACTGTTAACATAAAATGTATTTTAATTTTTACTCAGATAATGATAACTTAATAAATAAGACTTCGTGTACTTACAAATTAATAAATTTTACTCCTTGACATAAAAATCTTGTAAGTTTTGCAAAAGTAGAGAAATCTATCCATTGTAAGAAGTAACTAGCACTAATTATTTTTCAACTAAATGGTTTGAAACATTGCATATAGCAAGATTTAACAGCGTATTAACAAGAGTTATTATTTGCAAGCTCTATTTTTGTTTTTGATATTGAACGACCTACAATATATTTATGAAAATTTATTTTTTTACATTTCTAGTAGCCTTACTTGTTTTTAGTTGTAAAAACTCTAATTCAACAGATACTGACTATGCATATTTTGGTGGTGAAATAATTAACCCAAGTAACAATTACATAACTCTTAATAATTCATTTGTAGGCAAAGACACTATTTATCTTGATAAGAACAATAGATTTCTTCACAAAATTGATAGTTTAAAACCTGGATTATATTCATTTACTCATGGTGGCGAATTTCAAACTATATTATTAGAACCCAATGACAGTTTGCTTTTCAGGTTAAATACAAATGATTTTGATGAGTCTTTAGTATACACAGGGAAAGGCTCTAAAAAAAATAATTACCTTATAAAATCGTTTCTAGATAACGAAATTGAGAATAAGGAATTTATGAATACTAGTCTTTTAGAACCAGAGGTTTTTGTTGAGCATATGGATCTCCTTAGAAAACAAAAACTAGCACATTTTGAAGAATTCTTATCTAAGAAACCGTCTTCAGACTTATTTAAAAACATTATTACATCTAGTATTAACTATAACCATTATGCCTATCACGAAATGTTTCCATTTGGCTATTATGGAAATAAGAAATTGATTCATTTTAAGGATTTACCTGAAGGTTTTTATGATTACAGAAATGAAATAGATCTTAATAATGAAAGTATTAGCGAACTATATGCTTACAATAGGTTTCTATTTTGGCACTTTAATAATATTGCATTAAAACAGTATTATAAAGATGGTATTCATGAAGCATTTGATAGAATGGCTTTAGACTACAATATTGAAAAACTACGACTTATTGACAGCTCGATTACCAGTAAAAAAATTAAAAATTACTTATTAAAACACAATATTAGAAATTTTATACTGAATTCAGATAATCGTGATGCTACCATTGAGTTGATTAATTTTTATCTTAAAAAAAGCACAAACCCTGAAGATAAAATTTATTTAAAAGCACTTGTAGAAGCAGCAAATAAATTAACGGCTGGACATGATCTTCCAGATGCTACTTTAATTGATTATCAAGGAAATTCTATTGAATTAAGCTCACTTATAAATTCGCCTACAGTTATTTATTGTTGGTCTACTAATTTTAAAATGCATTCAAGAAACAGTCATTATAAAATAAGAGAGTTACAGGCTAAGTTTCCTAAAGTAAACTTTATTGCTATTAACTTTAACGATAATGATTTTAACTATTGGAAAAAGACCTTAAGATCTTTAAAGTTTTCGGCTAAAAATGAGTTCAAGTTTTCAAATCCAACTGAAGCAGTAGAAAAGTATGTGATTACTTTCAATCACAAAACATTAGTGCTTGATGAGCATATGGGAATTATAAGCTCTAATGTTGGTCTATTTAGCGATGACATGGCTGAAAGTTTAAAAAAAGTTTCCAATGCCTATAAATCATCAAGCTTAAAATAAAAACACTCTTAAATAATATTATTCAAGAGTGTCTCCATTATTCAATAAAGTACCTTTAGTTTCCTTTATTATAATCTGCTAAAAACTTTTCTAAACCTAAATCTGTTAGAGGATGCTTCAACAACCCAACAATTGAACTTAAAGGTCCAGTCATGACATCTGCTCCAAGTTTTGCACAATCAATAACATGCATTGTATGACGAACAGAAGCGGCTAATATTTCAGTTTCAAAACCATAATTATCATAAATCATTCTTATTTCAGCAATAAGATTTAAACCATCAGTAGAAATATCATCCAAACGACCAATAAAAGGTGACACATAAGTCGCTCCTGCTTTAGCTGCCAATAAAGCTTGTCCTGGAGAAAACACTAAAGTCACATTTGTTTTTATCCCTTTATCGCTAAAATACTTACAAGCCTTTATCCCATCTTTAATCATAGGTAATTTAACTACAATTTGATCATGAAGTTCAGCCAAAGCTTCACCTTCTCTGATCATTCCTTCAAAATCTGTTGATATGACTTCTGCAGAAACATCACCTTCAACAATATTGCAGATATTAACATAATGCTTCATAATGTTGTCATGACCTGTAATTCCTTCTTTAGCCATTAATGATGGATTTGTAGTTACTCCATCTAAAATACCCATATCTTGAGCTTCCTTAATTTGATCAAGATTAGCTGTATCAATAAAAAATTTCATATAAATTGTGTTTTTATTTTCTCTGTTTTACTGAATTTATTTCAGTTAAGAAAAAACGTTATTGTGATTTATTCCAGTCACGAAATTACAAATTTAACATTGCTTAAATGACATCTTTTTTTCAAAACATATCAACATATCAAAACAGAAAACACATTCATAATTTTTAGAGCACTTTTCTCTATAATTTATAATGATTACGTAATAACTTCTCGTAAATTTTATCTGGAAGAATTCGTTTTAAAACAATTGAAAATTTTTGCATAAAAGCACCTACTTTATAATGAATTTTCGGGTTTTTAGTTTCAATGATTTTATATATGGCTCTTGCCATTTGTTTGGGATCATTTCCACTATCTACATGTGCATCCATCATGCTTAAAGTATTTTGATAAGTTTCTTTATATGGAGAGTTGTCTAAAACTGGAGCATGATATCGTCCAGCTGCAATATTTGTAGCAAAATCACCTGGAGCAACGTTAGTCATTTTAATATTAAATCCACTAATTTCCATTCTAAATGCTTCTGTTACCAATTCTAAAGCACCTTTGCTTGCGCTATAAATTCCACGATATGGTAATCCCATATATCCAGCAATAGAAGTTATATTTATTATCAATCCAGAATTTTGTTCGCGCATTTGAGGCAAAACCGATTTTATCACATTTATTGGCCCGAAAAAATTAGTCTCAAAATTACGCTTGATTTCTTCATCAGGAATTTCTTCTATTGGACCAGTAATTCCTGATCCAGCATTATTAATAAGAACATCTAATCTACCAGACGTTTCTACGACTGCTTGAATTGCTTTTTTTATAGAAATAATATCTGCAACATCTAGAGCGACCAATTTAAATTTAGAATTTGGATAACGATCTGGATTTCTACTTGTACCAAAAACGTCATAACCTTTAGAGGATAAAAATTCACCTATAGATTTTCCGATTCCAGAAGAGCCTCCTGTAATTAATACAACTTTAGACATAAATTAATTGAACAATTTGAAGTTAAAAATACAATATAATTAGGAAAGTATTGCGCACAAAAAAAGGCAAGCTACCTACATCACACCGCTACGACCGCGTACCTTTGCTTCGTTCCCGACCTGGAGGATTAAGCAGGAGCTGGTTGTGTAGGACTTGCCAGTTGCAAAGATACAATCTTTTAATACTATAACCCAAAATATATTTCAGAAAAACTACTACTGCAAAAAACAACTTCAAAACATTTCGTTTTACTATTTTTTTAAGTCTAAACTTAGCAATACTATGCTAAAACTTATAAAAAATTATGCTTTATTGTATTTTTCCACATCGCTACGTCATTCTAAAACTTAATTTGGGTATAACAATGATTTTTTTTACCGAATTTTATTAAATAACTTGCATTAAAATTTGATACAAAATGTCGACATTTAAATCTTTAATTCTCATAGCATTATCTCATTTATTAATCAACTGTGGAGATTCAAAACCTAAAAAAAATAATGTTTCTATTCATACTAATGCAAAAGATAATGTTGTAAAATTGGGCGAAACTGTAAAACTTTCGGTTAATAATCCAGATAATCTTGAGATATCTTCTATTAATTATACGCTTAATGGAGAAAGCATAAATGAATCTTTTCATTTAAATAATCAGCGACTAGGTATTCAAACTATTACGGCAACGATAGATTATGGAGATTTAAAAGAGAATATATCTACTAAAATTACCATTCTAAATAATGAACTTCCTAAAATATATGGATACAAAATTATTAACGAGTATCCACATGATATCACATCATACACACAAGGTTTAGAATTCCATAATGGTGAGTTATATGAAAGTACAGGTCAATATGGAGAATCTAAACTTAGAAAAGTAGATTATCAAACTGCTGAAGTCTTAAAAAATGTAGATTTAACGCAACAGTATTTTGGAGAAGGATTAACCATTTTAAACAATAACATCTACCAATTAACATGGAGAGAAAACACAGGTTTCGTTTACAATACTGAAACTTTTGAAAAAACGAGTAGTTTTAAATATGGCCAAAGCAAAGAAGGTTGGGGAATTTGTAATGATGGAACAACACTTTACAAATCTGATGGCACAGAAAACATCTGGTTATTAAATCCGAAAACACTAACAGAAGACTCGAAACTTCAAGTTTATACTAATAGAGGTAAAATCACAGAAATTAATGAAATGGAATGGATCAACGGAAAAATCTATGCCAATCGTTATCAAAAAAATGGAGTCGCTATTATTAATCCCAAAAATGGTGCTGTTGAAGGCGTTATAGACTTTTCTCCTTTACATAAATTAGTCACTCAACACCAAGGTTTAGATGTTCTGAATGGCATTGCTTATAATCCAGCTACCAAAACTATTTTTGTAACAGGTAAACGATGGGACAAATTGTTTGAAGTAGAAGTATTCGAAAAGTAATATGCTCATATTTATAAAAAACATTACTGTTTCAACTAAAGACATAGACGCTCGTAATCATGTTAATAATGTAAGATATGTGCAATGGGTTCAAGACATTGCTGAAGATAATTGGATTAAAAACACCACAACTACACTAAGAGAAACGTATTACTGGGTGATGCTAAGTCATCACATTCAATATAAAGCCGAAGCTGTTTTAGGAGATAAATTACAATTAAAAACATTTGTCACCAAAGCTGAAGGTTTTAGATCAACTCGAATAGTAGAAATCTATAATCAAAACACAAATAAATTGTTGAGTTTATCTGAAACCATTTGGTGTTTAATGTCTCATAAAACTAATAAACCGACTCGTATTAGTCAAGAAATCATTGATTTGTTTCAATAATTTCAGTGTTAAAAAATCTTAACCATATATGAGTTGTCGTTCAAATTTTCTTAATTTGGATCACAAATCAATTTATATACATTCGTGACAAGACGAGTTCTTCTATATCTACTTCTTTTACCAATTTCAATTTTAGCTCAAACTATTAATGGAAAAGTTTATGATGCTGAAACTACTGTTAAAGGCGCTTTAGTCGTAAATGTGACACAAAACATAATGACATACACCAATGACAATGGAGATTTTAAAATTGAAGCCAAAGTCAAAGATACTTTATATATAAGTTCTCTTTTTCACACTAAAACATTTATTAAAATAAAAAAAGTTGATTTCGACCATGTTGTGGTCATTGAAGTAAAAAAAGCCATTAATGAACTAGATGCCGTACTTTTAAGAGAAGAACGAGAACGACAATTTGATTCTGTCAAGATGGCTTCTCAGGTAAATTCACAAATTAAAGAAGATATAAAACGAAACTCATTTAAATATCAACCAACACCTAGTGGTAATATGGATATTATTGCTATAATTGGAATGGTTGGTCGACTTTTTAAAAGCAAAAAACCAATAGCAGAACCAATAATCCCAATTACATATAAGGAGCTTTCTACACTTTTTCTAAACGATCGCTTTTTTAATAAAGACTTACTAGTTTTGGACTTAAATATTCCAAAGGAGTATCAAATTTTGTTCTTTGATTATTGTGATGCTAAAGAAATTGATTCAAAATTATTGGCTAAAAACAAACAAGTTGACCTCCTTGAAGAACTTGTAATTTGCAGTCAGGAATTTCAAAAAATCATAGAGGAGTCAAAAAAAGACAACTAAATTATACGATTTGTTCTAAATTTCGGTTTTTATACTACAAATTGACTTCAAAAGTCATATTTTTAACGCAAAATGCACATTAAGTTTCTCACTCTTGTTTAGTAGATATTAAAACAATTATGAAAAGATTATTATACGTCCTATTTACAATATTATTTATAGCGCTTTGGAGTTCTTGCCGAAAAGACTTTGAATTTTCTCCAAGCAATGGTGACCTTACTTTTTCGAAAGACACGATTTATCTTGATACCGTTTTCACTAATATTGGTTCTAGCACTTATAATTTAAAAGTTTACAACAGAAGTGATGCCGATATTTCCATTCCTACCTTACGTTTAACTCAAGGTGAAAATTCAAACTACAGATTAAATGTAGACGGAATGGCTGGAAAAGTATTTGAAGACGTTGAACTTCTTGCAAACGATAGTCTGTTTATTTTTGTTGAAACCACTTTTGATATTCAATCGGTTGTAGCTGCAGACAATCAGTTTTTATACACAGATGCTATTGAATTTGATAGTGGTAGTAATTTTCAAAAAGTGGAATTAGTAACTTTAGTTAAAGATGCTATTTTTATTTTTCCTGATAAAGACAATTCTACTGGAATAATTGAAACCTTAACTTTTGATGTAGATGGCGATGGTTTGCCTGATGAAACTTCTCTTCAAGGACGTTTTCTTGAAGATGATGAATTAACTTTCACAAACGAAAAACCTTATGTTATTTATGGTTTTGCAGCTGTAGATCAAGGCGATGTATTAACCATTGAAGCTGGAGCTCGTGTACATTTTCATGCCAATTCTGGATTACTTGTAACCAATAATGCATCCTTAAAAGTTAATGGTTTATTAAGTAATGATCAAGAATTATTAGAAAACGAAGTTATTTTTGAAGGTGATCGTTTAGAACCACTTTATGAGAATATTCCTGGGCAATGGTCTACAATTTATTTATTTGATGGAAGTGTCGATAATGAAATCAATTATGCTACCATTAAAAATTCAACTGTTGGTGTATTATGTGAGTTTAACCAAGATGCAACAAACGATAAATTAACCATTACCAATTCACAAATTTACAATTCTAGTAATTTTGGAATATTAGCTCGAGCTACTTCAATTAGAGGAGAAAATTTAGTCATTAATAATTCTGGTCAGTCATCTTTTGCTGGAACAATTGGTGGAATATATAATTTCACACATTGCACCTTTGCAAATTACTGGAATACAAGTTTTAGACAGTTTCCTTCGGTTTTACTCAATAATTATCTCATAAACGAAGACAATTCATTAACTCTAAATCCATTAGAAGCAGCCAATTTCAACAATTGTATCATCTACGGAAATGATAATGCTGAAATTGATATTTCTGGTGATTCTGATAGTGCTTTACTGTATAAATTCACAGACTGTTTGATTCGTTTTGATGTCTTTGGAGATCCAATTGATTTTGAAGACTCTGAACACTTCGCAAACATTAGCTTAAATGATGATCCACTGTTTAAACTACCTTTTGAAAATGATTTAAGACTGAACGAAGGTTCTGGTGCTATAGGACTTGGTAGTTCTATGCTACCTATACCAGATGATATATTGGGAGTTGAAAGACCAACAATATTTGATTTAGGC is part of the Psychroserpens ponticola genome and encodes:
- a CDS encoding ABC-F family ATP-binding cassette domain-containing protein, whose translation is MLTVSNLSVQFGKRILFDEVNTTFNNGNCYGIIGANGAGKSTFLKIIAGKQDPTSGHVHLEPGKRMSVLEQNHNLYDEHTVLETIIMGNKPLFKLKSEIDALYADYTDENADKIGELQVQFEEMNGWNADSDAAAMLSNLGIKEEYHYTLMKDLDGKQKVRVLLAQALFGNPDLLIMDEPTNDLDYETISWLENFLANYDNCVIVVSHDRHFLDSVCTHISDIDFSKINHFSGNYTFWYESSQLAARQHAQQNKKAEDKKKELEEFIRRFSANVAKSKQATSRKKMIDKLNISEIRRSSRRYPAIIFERDREAGDQILNIEGLAASIEGETLFKNIDINLNKGDKVVVFSKDSRATTAFYQIINGNEVAEAGKYAWGITTTQSYLPLDNSAFFDNNLTLVDWLRQWATTEEEREEVHIRGFLGKMIFSGEEALKTSNVLSGGEKVRCMLSRMMMVRANVLMLDEPTNHLDLESITAFNNSLKNFKGTVMFTSHDHEFSQTVANRVIELTPSGIIDRYMTFDDYMSDKKIKELRNKMYAVTV
- a CDS encoding TlpA family protein disulfide reductase → MKIYFFTFLVALLVFSCKNSNSTDTDYAYFGGEIINPSNNYITLNNSFVGKDTIYLDKNNRFLHKIDSLKPGLYSFTHGGEFQTILLEPNDSLLFRLNTNDFDESLVYTGKGSKKNNYLIKSFLDNEIENKEFMNTSLLEPEVFVEHMDLLRKQKLAHFEEFLSKKPSSDLFKNIITSSINYNHYAYHEMFPFGYYGNKKLIHFKDLPEGFYDYRNEIDLNNESISELYAYNRFLFWHFNNIALKQYYKDGIHEAFDRMALDYNIEKLRLIDSSITSKKIKNYLLKHNIRNFILNSDNRDATIELINFYLKKSTNPEDKIYLKALVEAANKLTAGHDLPDATLIDYQGNSIELSSLINSPTVIYCWSTNFKMHSRNSHYKIRELQAKFPKVNFIAINFNDNDFNYWKKTLRSLKFSAKNEFKFSNPTEAVEKYVITFNHKTLVLDEHMGIISSNVGLFSDDMAESLKKVSNAYKSSSLK
- the fsa gene encoding fructose-6-phosphate aldolase, encoding MKFFIDTANLDQIKEAQDMGILDGVTTNPSLMAKEGITGHDNIMKHYVNICNIVEGDVSAEVISTDFEGMIREGEALAELHDQIVVKLPMIKDGIKACKYFSDKGIKTNVTLVFSPGQALLAAKAGATYVSPFIGRLDDISTDGLNLIAEIRMIYDNYGFETEILAASVRHTMHVIDCAKLGADVMTGPLSSIVGLLKHPLTDLGLEKFLADYNKGN
- a CDS encoding SDR family oxidoreductase, which encodes MSKVVLITGGSSGIGKSIGEFLSSKGYDVFGTSRNPDRYPNSKFKLVALDVADIISIKKAIQAVVETSGRLDVLINNAGSGITGPIEEIPDEEIKRNFETNFFGPINVIKSVLPQMREQNSGLIINITSIAGYMGLPYRGIYSASKGALELVTEAFRMEISGFNIKMTNVAPGDFATNIAAGRYHAPVLDNSPYKETYQNTLSMMDAHVDSGNDPKQMARAIYKIIETKNPKIHYKVGAFMQKFSIVLKRILPDKIYEKLLRNHYKL
- a CDS encoding glutaminyl-peptide cyclotransferase, whose amino-acid sequence is MSTFKSLILIALSHLLINCGDSKPKKNNVSIHTNAKDNVVKLGETVKLSVNNPDNLEISSINYTLNGESINESFHLNNQRLGIQTITATIDYGDLKENISTKITILNNELPKIYGYKIINEYPHDITSYTQGLEFHNGELYESTGQYGESKLRKVDYQTAEVLKNVDLTQQYFGEGLTILNNNIYQLTWRENTGFVYNTETFEKTSSFKYGQSKEGWGICNDGTTLYKSDGTENIWLLNPKTLTEDSKLQVYTNRGKITEINEMEWINGKIYANRYQKNGVAIINPKNGAVEGVIDFSPLHKLVTQHQGLDVLNGIAYNPATKTIFVTGKRWDKLFEVEVFEK
- a CDS encoding acyl-CoA thioesterase; the encoded protein is MLIFIKNITVSTKDIDARNHVNNVRYVQWVQDIAEDNWIKNTTTTLRETYYWVMLSHHIQYKAEAVLGDKLQLKTFVTKAEGFRSTRIVEIYNQNTNKLLSLSETIWCLMSHKTNKPTRISQEIIDLFQ
- a CDS encoding carboxypeptidase-like regulatory domain-containing protein — translated: MTRRVLLYLLLLPISILAQTINGKVYDAETTVKGALVVNVTQNIMTYTNDNGDFKIEAKVKDTLYISSLFHTKTFIKIKKVDFDHVVVIEVKKAINELDAVLLREERERQFDSVKMASQVNSQIKEDIKRNSFKYQPTPSGNMDIIAIIGMVGRLFKSKKPIAEPIIPITYKELSTLFLNDRFFNKDLLVLDLNIPKEYQILFFDYCDAKEIDSKLLAKNKQVDLLEELVICSQEFQKIIEESKKDN